The genome window CGTCACCGATTCCATCACGCGTTCTCCCGCCCGTTTGCTGGCCACGAAGATGTTGCAGTCGTCCGCGTACCGGACAAACTTCAGTCCCCTTCGCTCCAGTTCCTTGTCCAGGTCGTCCAGCAGAATGTTCGCCAGAAGCGGGCTGAGCGGTCCGCCTTGCGGCGTCCCTTCCTCCGTGGCCTGAACCACGCCGTTCACCATGACCCCTGCGCCAAGGTACGCCCGGATCAGCTTCAGAACGCGCTTGTCCTTCACTTTCCGCGCTACCCGGGCCATCAGAATGTCATGGTTCACCCGGTCGAAGAATTTCTCCAGGTCCATGTCCACCACCCAGCGGTATCCGTCCCGGATATACGCCTGGGCCTTTCGCACCGCGTCATGGGCGCGCCTTCCCGGACGAAACCCAAAACTTGAGCTGGAAAACCCAACGTCGAAAATCGGTGTCAGCACCTGCAGCAGGGCTTGCTGGATCAGACGGTCCATGACGGTCGGGATGCCCAGCAGCCTTACCCCGCCTCCGGGTTTGGGGATTTCCACCCGTTTG of Bacillus thermozeamaize contains these proteins:
- a CDS encoding group II intron reverse transcriptase/maturase; this translates as KRVEIPKPGGGVRLLGIPTVMDRLIQQALLQVLTPIFDVGFSSSSFGFRPGRRAHDAVRKAQAYIRDGYRWVVDMDLEKFFDRVNHDILMARVARKVKDKRVLKLIRAYLGAGVMVNGVVQATEEGTPQGGPLSPLLANILLDDLDKELERRGLKFVRYADDCNIFVASKRAGERVMESVTRFVEGKLKLKVNRDKSAVDRPWKRKFLGFSFLPDREATIRLAPKTVERFKERVRAITSRTRPVTMEQRIRELNRYITGWVGYFRIAAAKSHCETLDQWIRRRLRMCLWKQWKRIRTRYRELRALGVPEHFVHMMANSRRGPWEMSRNLNNALDTRYFQAQGLVSMLECYLAFR